GCCCGTCGGGCGTGAGCCGCAGGCTCATGATGGCCATGCCGTCGTCGGCCGTGTAGTGCGTGACCGGCCGCGCATTCTTGAAGTCCGGTCCGTCGGCGACCCAGGCGTTGCGCACGCCCTTGGCGTTGAAGACCCACGCCACGCGCGGGGCTTTCTCGGCGGCAACCAGGTTGTCGGGGAATGGCGAGCTCATCACCTGTTCGAGCGTAAAGCGCTGGGCAAGGGCGGCGGGGACGAGCGCGAGCAGCAGGGCGAGTGCGAGCAAGCGGCGGAGGCGCATGGCGCGCACCAGCCTAACGGCTCGGCGCAAGCTTGCCAAGTCCGCGTGTTCCTTGACTTTCGCGCTCTAGCCGCGATACTTTCCGAGAGCTTTCCGAAGCAATCATCCAGCGAACCTCGAGGGAAACCCGTGGCCCAGCGCTTGCTCACCATGACGACCGACTTCGGCCTCTCCGACCACTTTGTCGGGACGATGAAGGGCGTCATCCTCAGCATCAATCCCAACGCGCAGATCGTGGATATCTGCAACTCGGTCCACTCGTTCGACATCCTGGACGGCGCGCTGACGATCGCGCAGGCTTATCGCTACTTCCCTTCCGACACCGTCCACATGGTGATCGTGGACCCGGGCGTGGGCACCAACCGCCGGCCGCTGCTGGTCACCGCGGAGAAGCACATCTTCCTGGCGCCCGACAACGGCGTCCTTTCGCTGGTCTACGAGAAAGAGGAGCGGCTCAGCGTACGCCACATCACCGCCGAACACTATTTCCTGCAGCCGATGAGCAACACCTTCCACGGGCGCGACCTGTTCGCCGCCGTCGCGGGCTGGCTGAGCAAGGGCGTGGAGGTCGCAAAGTTCGGCGACGAGATCACCGACTTCGTCCGCTTCGCCGCGCCCAAGCCCAAGCCGGTGAACGAGAAGTTGATGAAGGGCGTGGTCTTGAAGGCCGACAAGTTCGGCAACCTCATCACGAACTTCACTCCCAAGGAAGTGCCGCAGTTGTTCCAGCCCGACCCGCCGCCGTTCAAGATCCTGGTCGGCAAGTCGGAGATCACCCGCATGCGCGATACCTATTCCGGCGGCGCGGCCGGGGAGGTCTTTGGCGTGCTCGGCAGCATGGGTTACCTGGAGATCGCGGCGAACCGCGGCTCGGCGGCCAAGATGGTCGGCGCGGACAAGGGGTCGGACGTCGGCGTGCTGTTGGAGGGCGCCGCGGCCGCGCCGGCTTCGTAGAAACCAGCCACGGATCTCACGGATGACACGGATCAAACCGTGTCATTTCTTTTTTGCCCGTGTTCATCCGTGGCCATCCGTGGCTAAGGATTTTTTGGTTTCGGACGCGCGTAGCGGTCCATCTCGGAGGTCCAGTGCAGGAAGCGGCCGAGCTGGTTGCGCTCCTTCCACACGAAGCGCCAGAACTCGAAGAAGCCGATCTTGTCGGCCTTGAGGCCCGCGTAGGTCTCGATGCGCCACTTCAGGTAGGGACTGCGCCAGGGCGCGAGCCGGTGCCCGCGCGAAGCGTTCCACAGGAATCGCAAGACGTAGCGCATTGGAATGAGTATAGCGGGACGGCGGCTGGCGGCTCGCGGCCGGCCGCGCCGCTCGGTTGCTCAACGATGCGCTGCCCGCCGCAAGCGGTCCGCCGCCGGCTGTGTTCTACAGCTCGTATTTCTTCATCAGGTGGCGGAACGAGCGGTAGGAGAGCTTGAGCAGCTCGGCGGCCTTGGTCTGGACGCCGCCGGACTGGCGCAGCGCCGACTGCAGCATCGAGCGCTCCAGGTCGGCGACGTAGCGCTCCATGTCGACGCCCTCCGGCGGCACGCCCCGGTCGCCGTTCCCGCCGATCGCGACCGCAGCCGCGCGCGCGCGCTCCGGCGGCGCTTCCACGTGCAGCTCCTCGCCCGTCTCCATCGCGACGGCGCGCTCGATGGTGTTCTCGAGCTGCCGCACGTTCCCCGGCCACTCGTATTCGGCCAGCGCCTCGAGCGACTTTTTTGCCAGGCGATGGATGCTCTTGCCTGCCGCCGGCCCGTACTTCTTCAGGAAGTGCGAGGCGAGCAGCGGGATGTCGTCGCGACGCAGGCGCAGCGGCGGCACCGTGATGGGGATGACGCTGATGCGGTAATAGAGGTCCTCGCGAAAGCTCTTGTCGGCGACCATCGCCTCCAGGTCCTTGTTGGTCGCGGCGATCAGGCGCACGTCGATGGCGATCTCATGCGTGCCGCCGACCGGGCGCACCACGCGCTCCTGCAGCACGCGCAGCAGCTTCACCTGCATCGCCAGCGACATCTCGCTGATCTCGTCGAGGAAGACGGTACCGCCGTTGGCGACCTCGAACAGGCCGCGCTTGTTCTGCGTCGCGCCGGTGAACGCGCCTTTCACGTACCCGAATAGCTCGCTCTCCAGCAGCGTCTCGGGGAAGGCGCCGCAGTTGATGGAGATGAACGGCTCCTCCGCGCGCGGCGAGCAATCGTGCACCGCGCGCGCCACCAGCTCCTTGCCCGTGCCGCTCTCGCCGAAGATGACGACCGTCGAGCCGGTGGGCGCGACCGTTCGGATGGTCTGCTTGAGCTTCCCCATCACCGGGCTGGCGCCGATGATGTTGTCGAGCGAGTTGCGCGAGGCGGCATCGCGCTTGAGCGCCAGGTTCTGCCGCTCCAGCTCGCGGAGCTTGAGCGCGCGGCCCACGAACACCCGCAGCTCCTCCAGCAGGCTCGGCCCCTTGTGGATGTAGCCGAACGCGCCGGCGTTCACCGCGTCGACCGCCGCCTCGTAGTCTTCGAAACCGGTGATGAGGATGACGGCGGAGTCGGGCGAAGTGCGGCGCGCGTGCTTCAGCACCTCGATGCCGTCCACCCCGGGCATGTTGATGTCGGTGATGACGACGTCGTAGAGCGCGGCGTCGAGCTTGCGCATGGCGGCCTCGCCGCTGTTGACGGTCTCGACCTTGTGGCCATCCTTCCGGAAGGCGATCTCCAGCATCGAGCAGGTGTCCTTGCGGTCGTCGCACACGAGCAGGTTAGCCATGGGCCACCTTCCCGAGCGCGAGCGGCGGCGCGGCGGCCTCGGCGGCCGCGCGCTTCAGTTCCAGGATGAACTCCGTCCCCTGCCCCGGCGCCGACTGCACGCGGATCGCGGCCTCGTGCGCCTGCGCGATCTGGTAGACGATGGCGAGGCCCAGCCCGGTCCCTTCTTCGAACTGCGACTGGAAGGGCTCGAATATCTTCTCCGCTTCCGCTGCGCTGAAGCCGTGGCCGGTGTCGCGGAAGCCGATGCGCCACAGCTCGCCCGCCGGCGCCAGCCGCACGGTGAGCGTGCCGCCCTGCGCCATGGCGCGCACCGCGTTCTCGCAGATGTTCCAGAAGACCTGCTTCATCTTGTCGCCGTCTACGGTCGCCCAGGCCTCCGCCACCTGGAAGTCGCGCACGATCGCGATCGGGGGCCCGCCCGCCGCCGGGCGATTCTCCAGCAGCGTGAGCGTGTCCTCGAGCAGCGGGCGCAGGTCGCAGCGTGTGAAGCGGTAATTCTTCTCGCGCGAGAAGATCAGGAAGTCGGTGACGATGGAGTTCAGCCGGTCGCTCTCACGCGTCACGATGTCGAGCAGCTCGCGCTGCTCCTCGGTCAGGCTGGCGGTCGAAGACAGCACCTTGACCGAACCGCCGATGGAGGAGAGCGGGTTGCGGATCTCGTGCGCGATGCCGGCGGCCATGCGTCCGACCGCCGCCAGCCGGTCGCGCATGCGCACCTCGCGCTCCAGCCGCCGGATGTCGGTGAGGTCGTCGAAGGTGTAGACGTGGCCGAGCACGCCGCGGTCGGGGATCATCAGCGCCGAGCCGGTGACGGCGAATGTCTTCTCCTCCGCCGCGGGCGTGGCGTAGCGCACCTCGGCGTGCGCCGGCAGGGAGCGCACCTCCGGCAGGCGGTCGCGGAAGAGCGCGCCGATGGGCTTGCCCAGCAGGTCGGGCGCGGGCCGCTCCAGCAAACGCTCCGCCTGCGCGTTGACCACCGAGATGCGCCCGTCGAGGCCGGTGGTGATCAGCCCGCCCGACATCGAGTTGATGATGTTCTCGTGCAGCGCCTGCAGGTTCTCGAGCGCGCCCGACATGTCGGCCAGTTCGACGTCGGCCATGCGCAGCTTGTTGCTCAGGCTGGTGGCGAGGTAGGCGATGGCCAGGAAGGCGAACAGGTTGATGAAGATGATGGCCTGCAGCGACTTCGGGTCGGGCCGCGTGGTGGAGTAGGTGCGCAGGACGTCGTAGTACGTAAGCTCGACCAGCGCGCCGAACAGGATGAACGAGAGCGCGGCTGTCAGGTACGCCCACCCGCGCGAGAACAGGATGCTGGCCATGATGATGACCAGCGGGTAGAGGAAGACGAACGAGGTGTCCTGGCCGCCGGTGACGTAGACGATGGCGGTGGTGAAGATGAGGTCGCTGAAGACCTGGAGGCGCGCCTGGTTGCGGTAGTCCTCCCACAGGAACAGCAGCAGGACGTAGAACACCGCGACCGTGAACCACAACATGATGATGCTGACGAAGACGCGCTCGGGCAGGGGCGTCGGCGTCAGGCGCGTGATGGCCAGCTCGATGCCCAGCAGGAAGGTGATGACGATGATGCGGACCTTCGCCAGCCAGGTGAGCCAGGTGCGCTCGTTGAAGTTCGTCTGCATCCTGCTTCCTATGGTCCGGGCACACTACGCCGGTCGCGGGCGCACGCGGTTCCCAGGACCTCCCAGGCTTAGCCGGCGAGCTTGCTGATCAGCGAGAACAGCGGCAAGTACAGCGAGATGACGATGCCGCCGACCGCCACGCCGAGGAAGCCGATCAACAGCGGCTCCATCAAGGTCAGCATGTCCTTGGTGGCGGCGTCGACCTCGTCCTCGTAGAAGTCGGCGATCTTCTGCAGCATGGCGTCCATGGCGCCCGTCGCTTCGCCGACGCCGATCATCTGCGTCACCATGTTGGGGAAGACGCCCGATTCCTTCAGCGGATCGATGATGGTGCGGCCTTCCTCGATCGCCTTGCGCACCTTCATCAGCGCTTCTTCCAGCACGGCGTTGCCCGACGTGCGGGCGGTGATGGCCAGGCCTTCCAGGATGGGAACGCCCGAGGTGATGAGCGTGCCGAGCGTACGCGTGAAGCGCGCGACCGCGATCTTGCGCAGCAGCATGCCGATGATGGGAGAGTTGATCAGCAGCTTGTCGAAAAAGTAGCGCCCCTGCGGCGACTTGCGCGCCTGCTTGATGCCGAACACAATGGCCACGCCTCCGCCGATGGCGAACCACCAGTAGGTCTGCACGATATAGCTGAGGAACATCACGATCTTGGTGGGCATGGGCAGCGGCACGCCGAGGCCCGCGAACAGGTTGGCGAACGTCGGCACCACGAACTTAAGCAGACCACCGACGACCAGCGCCGCGATCGAGATGACCGAGACCGGGTAGATGGCCGCCGACTTGATGGCCCCCTTCAGCTTCACGTTCTTTTCCACGTAGGCCGCAAGCCGCTGCAAGATGGTGTCGAGAATACCGCCCGTCTCGCCCGCTTCGATCATGTTGACCGTCAGGTCGTCGAAGATCTTGGGATAGCCGCGCATGGCGTTGGCGAGCGTGGAGCCGCCTTCCACCGAGGCGCGCACGCCGTTCAGGCAGCGCGCGAACGCCTGGTTCTCCTGGTTGCCGCCCAGGATCTCGAGACACTGCACCAGCGGGAGGCCGGCGTCGATCATGACCGAGAACTGGCGGAAGAAGATGGCGATCTCCTTGCTCGAGACCGAGCCGCCGCCGATCTTGGGCAGGGCGAACTCCTTGCCCTTCTCGGTGATCTTGTTGGGACGGATGCGCTCGCGCTTCAGCGTCGCTTCCAGCACCTGCTTGTTCTCCGCGGCGCGCTCGCCCGAGATCTTCTTACCCGCTGCGTCCGTTCCCGTGAATGTGAAGACTGGCATGTGACCTCCCTAGCGTTTCCCGTTGAACCTGCTGCTATCTCTTGGCTGCGGCCGCGCTGCCCGGCGCCGGACGTGCGACGCCGCCGGAGCGGTTGATGAT
This DNA window, taken from Terriglobales bacterium, encodes the following:
- a CDS encoding SAM-dependent chlorinase/fluorinase codes for the protein MAQRLLTMTTDFGLSDHFVGTMKGVILSINPNAQIVDICNSVHSFDILDGALTIAQAYRYFPSDTVHMVIVDPGVGTNRRPLLVTAEKHIFLAPDNGVLSLVYEKEERLSVRHITAEHYFLQPMSNTFHGRDLFAAVAGWLSKGVEVAKFGDEITDFVRFAAPKPKPVNEKLMKGVVLKADKFGNLITNFTPKEVPQLFQPDPPPFKILVGKSEITRMRDTYSGGAAGEVFGVLGSMGYLEIAANRGSAAKMVGADKGSDVGVLLEGAAAAPAS
- a CDS encoding sigma-54 dependent transcriptional regulator, yielding MANLLVCDDRKDTCSMLEIAFRKDGHKVETVNSGEAAMRKLDAALYDVVITDINMPGVDGIEVLKHARRTSPDSAVILITGFEDYEAAVDAVNAGAFGYIHKGPSLLEELRVFVGRALKLRELERQNLALKRDAASRNSLDNIIGASPVMGKLKQTIRTVAPTGSTVVIFGESGTGKELVARAVHDCSPRAEEPFISINCGAFPETLLESELFGYVKGAFTGATQNKRGLFEVANGGTVFLDEISEMSLAMQVKLLRVLQERVVRPVGGTHEIAIDVRLIAATNKDLEAMVADKSFREDLYYRISVIPITVPPLRLRRDDIPLLASHFLKKYGPAAGKSIHRLAKKSLEALAEYEWPGNVRQLENTIERAVAMETGEELHVEAPPERARAAAVAIGGNGDRGVPPEGVDMERYVADLERSMLQSALRQSGGVQTKAAELLKLSYRSFRHLMKKYEL
- a CDS encoding ATP-binding protein, whose amino-acid sequence is MQTNFNERTWLTWLAKVRIIVITFLLGIELAITRLTPTPLPERVFVSIIMLWFTVAVFYVLLLFLWEDYRNQARLQVFSDLIFTTAIVYVTGGQDTSFVFLYPLVIIMASILFSRGWAYLTAALSFILFGALVELTYYDVLRTYSTTRPDPKSLQAIIFINLFAFLAIAYLATSLSNKLRMADVELADMSGALENLQALHENIINSMSGGLITTGLDGRISVVNAQAERLLERPAPDLLGKPIGALFRDRLPEVRSLPAHAEVRYATPAAEEKTFAVTGSALMIPDRGVLGHVYTFDDLTDIRRLEREVRMRDRLAAVGRMAAGIAHEIRNPLSSIGGSVKVLSSTASLTEEQRELLDIVTRESDRLNSIVTDFLIFSREKNYRFTRCDLRPLLEDTLTLLENRPAAGGPPIAIVRDFQVAEAWATVDGDKMKQVFWNICENAVRAMAQGGTLTVRLAPAGELWRIGFRDTGHGFSAAEAEKIFEPFQSQFEEGTGLGLAIVYQIAQAHEAAIRVQSAPGQGTEFILELKRAAAEAAAPPLALGKVAHG
- a CDS encoding type II secretion system F family protein, producing MPVFTFTGTDAAGKKISGERAAENKQVLEATLKRERIRPNKITEKGKEFALPKIGGGSVSSKEIAIFFRQFSVMIDAGLPLVQCLEILGGNQENQAFARCLNGVRASVEGGSTLANAMRGYPKIFDDLTVNMIEAGETGGILDTILQRLAAYVEKNVKLKGAIKSAAIYPVSVISIAALVVGGLLKFVVPTFANLFAGLGVPLPMPTKIVMFLSYIVQTYWWFAIGGGVAIVFGIKQARKSPQGRYFFDKLLINSPIIGMLLRKIAVARFTRTLGTLITSGVPILEGLAITARTSGNAVLEEALMKVRKAIEEGRTIIDPLKESGVFPNMVTQMIGVGEATGAMDAMLQKIADFYEDEVDAATKDMLTLMEPLLIGFLGVAVGGIVISLYLPLFSLISKLAG